One stretch of Gemmatimonadaceae bacterium DNA includes these proteins:
- a CDS encoding copper resistance protein B — translation MDLDRVIRTFVLAEQLEVHANQPERPVDVELVSWIGGDYRRLFLRVQGEQSTRRSGGGEMQGDVLYGRFIAPYWSVVAGARVDTRLRKDVVSVDGENPSNGRRAPSARSTRGMIAVGFVGLAPGWFELEPTLLVSDKGDVSLDLQSSFDLLLTQRLIVQPWVEINAAVQAVPEIGVGSGLNDVEVGARMRYEIRRKFAPYLGVSLLRRTGVTAATTHNLGERRSVGTIMAGLRIWR, via the coding sequence ATGGACCTCGATCGTGTCATCCGCACGTTCGTCCTCGCGGAGCAATTGGAGGTGCATGCGAACCAGCCCGAGCGCCCCGTGGACGTCGAGCTGGTCAGCTGGATCGGCGGCGACTATCGTCGGCTGTTCCTACGCGTGCAAGGCGAGCAGTCGACGCGCAGATCGGGTGGCGGCGAGATGCAGGGCGACGTGCTGTATGGAAGGTTCATCGCGCCGTACTGGTCCGTCGTTGCCGGCGCCCGCGTCGATACGAGACTGCGCAAGGACGTTGTGTCGGTCGACGGTGAGAACCCCTCGAACGGTCGGCGCGCACCAAGCGCTCGGTCGACGCGCGGAATGATTGCGGTCGGCTTTGTCGGCTTGGCGCCTGGGTGGTTCGAGCTTGAGCCGACGCTACTCGTCAGCGACAAGGGTGACGTGTCGCTTGATCTGCAGTCGTCGTTCGACCTGCTCCTCACGCAACGGCTCATCGTGCAGCCGTGGGTGGAGATCAACGCGGCCGTGCAGGCGGTGCCGGAAATCGGTGTTGGCTCTGGGCTCAACGATGTCGAGGTCGGCGCGCGCATGCGCTACGAAATCCGGCGCAAGTTCGCGCCCTACCTGGGCGTCTCGCTGCTTCGTCGCACCGGTGTCACAGCGGCCACGACCCATAACCTTGGCGAGCGGCGAAGTGTCGGCACTATCATGGCCGGCCTGCGGATCTGGCGATGA
- a CDS encoding copper resistance system multicopper oxidase: MTRRRFLHAAGALGALAGLRRLAPASVSPANGSQLIPDVETRVVGSNNRVELVIDRTPFGFGGRRGIATTINGSVPGPLLRFREGERAAIHVTNRLREDTSIHWHGLLVPNAMDGVPGVNFPGIHPGQTFVYEFPLRQYGTYWYHSHSGFQEQLGHYGPLIIDPIEPEPFQYDREYVVMLSDWSFENPLKILDNIKKQGSYYNFQRRTVGDFFRDVDRAGLRATIADRWEWGKMRMSPIDIADVTGSTYTYLLNGLPPASNWTGLFRPGERVRLRFINAGAGSYFDVRIPGLEMTLVQASGQHVQPVTFDEFRIEIAQTFDVIVQPTEDRAYTIFAESMDRSGHARGTLAPRAGMSAEVPKRRPRPTLGMMDMGMAMSMGGHGGMSMPGMDMSGTQAPAKPSADASMAGMDMPTPKPAAPAASGHAGHDMGSMRGMVTPDMASSGGAGVFEGTLRDGTIIRASNLRAPGTIPEPVMHAGSTHGSASAGTAMETRSRLSEPGAGLGEDGWRVLVWTDVKRLTPAATFEAPAREIELHLTGNMERYMWSINGIKYSDAPDPIPLKHGERIRLTIVNDSMMAHPMHLHGVFMELENGHGPECPYVHTINVKPAERVSLLATPVDPGPWAFHCHVLLHMDLGMFRVFQVSEPDGTMTTSEGAAV; the protein is encoded by the coding sequence GTGACCCGCCGCCGCTTCCTGCATGCGGCTGGGGCGTTGGGTGCGCTCGCTGGATTGCGGCGCCTAGCGCCGGCTTCGGTGTCGCCCGCAAACGGCTCGCAGCTCATTCCCGATGTCGAAACGCGCGTGGTGGGCAGCAACAATCGCGTTGAGCTCGTCATCGACCGCACGCCGTTCGGGTTCGGCGGACGGCGCGGTATCGCCACGACCATCAACGGCTCGGTCCCCGGGCCGCTGCTCCGGTTCCGCGAGGGGGAGCGCGCCGCGATTCACGTGACCAATCGGCTACGCGAGGACACGTCCATCCATTGGCACGGGCTCCTCGTGCCGAACGCCATGGACGGCGTGCCGGGCGTGAATTTTCCGGGCATTCATCCGGGGCAGACATTCGTCTACGAATTTCCGCTTCGGCAGTACGGGACCTACTGGTATCACAGCCACTCGGGATTTCAGGAGCAGCTCGGGCACTATGGGCCACTGATCATCGATCCAATAGAGCCGGAGCCGTTTCAGTACGACCGCGAGTACGTGGTGATGCTGTCCGACTGGTCGTTCGAGAATCCGCTCAAGATCCTCGACAACATCAAGAAGCAGGGGTCGTACTACAATTTCCAGCGGCGCACGGTCGGTGACTTCTTTAGAGACGTCGACCGGGCTGGCTTGCGCGCCACCATCGCGGATCGCTGGGAATGGGGCAAGATGCGGATGAGTCCCATCGACATCGCCGATGTGACGGGCTCGACGTACACCTATCTCCTGAACGGCCTGCCACCCGCCTCTAACTGGACCGGGCTGTTCCGGCCAGGCGAACGGGTGCGGCTCCGTTTCATCAACGCGGGCGCAGGTTCGTACTTCGACGTGCGCATTCCCGGACTCGAGATGACGCTCGTGCAGGCGAGTGGCCAGCATGTGCAGCCCGTGACGTTCGACGAATTCCGCATCGAGATCGCACAGACGTTCGACGTGATCGTGCAGCCCACGGAAGATCGCGCCTATACGATCTTTGCGGAGTCGATGGACCGGTCGGGCCATGCGCGCGGCACACTGGCCCCACGGGCCGGCATGAGTGCGGAGGTCCCCAAGCGTCGCCCGCGCCCCACACTCGGAATGATGGACATGGGCATGGCGATGAGTATGGGTGGGCATGGCGGGATGTCGATGCCCGGCATGGATATGTCGGGCACGCAGGCACCCGCGAAGCCATCGGCCGATGCCAGCATGGCGGGTATGGACATGCCCACGCCCAAGCCCGCTGCTCCGGCGGCTTCGGGTCACGCTGGCCATGACATGGGCAGCATGCGGGGTATGGTCACGCCGGACATGGCCTCCTCCGGCGGAGCCGGCGTTTTCGAGGGGACGCTGCGCGACGGCACAATCATCCGCGCCTCGAATTTACGGGCGCCCGGTACGATCCCGGAGCCGGTGATGCACGCCGGCAGCACGCACGGCTCGGCCAGTGCCGGCACAGCGATGGAGACACGGAGCCGACTGTCGGAGCCGGGCGCCGGACTGGGCGAGGACGGATGGCGCGTGCTCGTCTGGACCGATGTCAAGCGACTCACGCCGGCTGCGACCTTCGAGGCGCCAGCGCGCGAGATCGAGCTGCACCTGACCGGCAACATGGAGCGCTACATGTGGTCGATCAACGGGATCAAGTATTCCGATGCACCCGATCCCATCCCGCTCAAACACGGCGAGCGCATTCGGCTGACCATCGTGAACGACTCCATGATGGCGCACCCCATGCACCTGCACGGCGTGTTCATGGAACTCGAGAATGGACACGGACCTGAGTGCCCGTACGTGCACACGATCAACGTGAAGCCGGCCGAGCGCGTGTCGCTGCTCGCGACGCCGGTGGATCCGGGACCATGGGCATTTCATTGCCACGTGCTCCTTCACATGGACCTGGGGATGTTCCGGGTGTTTCAGGTATCGGAACCGGATGGGACGATGACGACCAGCGAAGGGGCGGCGGTATGA